The proteins below are encoded in one region of Belonocnema kinseyi isolate 2016_QV_RU_SX_M_011 chromosome 3, B_treatae_v1, whole genome shotgun sequence:
- the LOC117169930 gene encoding 3-alpha-hydroxycholanate dehydrogenase (NADP(+))-like: MKQKKVDIKQADSTNTDTKPDDLNKTDLKKSHPYYLISLSPDTKNGSVYNIKYVFHVKVKIERYRNPIVVTKCHRCQGFELGTSHCNHPPNCVKCGGPRLTMGCKKERMSEPACVNCKGAHTSSYRKCLKYIEQHNPTYEMKTVKGKGKFYALECDIAKEEDATKIFNWGKNNLGSAHVLVNNAGTVSPGKIIDTNKEIWDKLIGVNITGLFYCSQQAVKMMKESHSFFST; this comes from the exons ATGAAGCAGAAGAAGGTTGATATTAAGCAAGCCGACTCAACAAATACTGACACTAAGCCAGATGATTTGAATAAAACTGATCTCAAGAAGTCTCATCCTTATTACCTGATTTCTCTAAGTCCAGACACTAAGAATGGCAGCGTCTACAACATCAAATATGTCTTCCACGTCAAGGTGAAAATTGAGCGATACAGGAATCCCATAGTTGTCACAAAATGCCATAGGTGCCAAGGGTTTGAACTTGGCACCTCCCACTGCAATCATCCTCCAAACTGTGTTAAGTGTGGTGGACCTCGCCTTACAATGGGCTGTAAGAAGGAACGAATGAGCGAACCGGCCTGCGTAAACTGCAAAGGAGCGCACACTTCAAGCTACAGGAAATGTCTAAAGTACATTGAACAGCACAATCCAACTT atgaaaTGAAAACGGTTAAAGGGAAAGGCAAATTTTATGCTCTCGAATGCGATATTGCAAAAGAAGAAGACgctactaaaatatttaattggggAAAGAATAATTTAGGCAGTGCCCATGTTCTTGTGAACAATGCTGGAACTGTAAGTCCCGGAAAAATAATAG ACACAAACAAAGAAATCTGGGATAAACTCATTGGTGTGAACATTACGGGATTATTTTACTGTAGTCAGCAAGCCGTGAAGATGATGAAGGAATCTCACAGTTTTTTCAGTActtaa
- the LOC117170295 gene encoding farnesol dehydrogenase-like: MDRWAGKVAIVTGASSGIGLATVKALVQEGMTVVGLARRKQKMENDMKAIEGKGKFYALNCDVSKEQDVTQIFQWVKKNLGGVHVLVNNAGVLVPGKIIDTNKEIWDKVIGVNIMGLLYCTQQAVKIMKESGEEGHIININSIVGHRIIRNADMSANIYPATKHAITAITSTFEMELLGSKIRSTSISPGLVHTDIFAANSKNSDFSGMLKDMPGLKSEDVADSILYVLGAPLRVQITELTIRPLGEPY, from the exons atggaTCGCTGGGCTGGAAAAGTTGCTATAGTCACTGGTGCATCTTCAGGTATAGGATTAGCAACAGTTAAGGCCTTAGTTCAAGAAGGAATGACTGTAGTTGGATTGGCtcgaagaaaacaaaaaatggag aatgATATGAAAGCGATTGAAGGAAAAGGAAAATTCTATGCCCTCAACTGTGACGTTTCAAAGGAACAAGACGTTACTCAGATATTTCAATGGGTAAAGAAGAATTTGGGTGGTGTCCATGTCCTTGTGAATAACGCTGGGGTTCTAGTTCCCGGAAAAATTATAG ACACAAATAAAGAAATCTGGGATAAAGTCATTGGTGTGAACATTATGGGATTATTATACTGTACTCAGCAAGCTGTGAAAATCATGAAGGAATCTGGTGAAGAAGGTCACATAATAAATATCAATAG TATCGTTGGACACAGAATAATAAGAAATGCAGATATGAGTGCAAATATTTATCCTGCAACGAAACATGCAATTACTGCAATAACGTCGACTTTTGAAATGGAGTTACTTGGAAGTAAAATAAGATCGACC AGCATCAGCCCAGGATTAGTGCACACTGACATTTTTGCAGCAAATTCCAAAAATTCGGATTTCTCGGGAATGCTCAAGGATATGCCTGGCTTAAAATCTGAAGATGTAGCCGATTCTATCCTTTATGTTTTGGGAGCCCCTTTACGTGTTCAAATTACTGAATTGACAATTAGACCACTCGGTGAACCATACTAA
- the LOC117169931 gene encoding farnesol dehydrogenase-like produces the protein MDRWAGKVAIVTGASSGIGLETVKALIQHGMTNDIKPIEGKGKFYALNCDVSKEQDVNQIFEWVKENLGGVHILVKNAGVVILRKIIDTNKDMWDKDVGVNIMGLL, from the exons atggatcgcTGGGCTGGAAAAGTTGCTATAGTCACTGGTGCATCTTCTGGCATAGGATTAGAAACTGTCAAGGCCTTAATTCAACATGGAATGACT aatgatATAAAACCGATTGAAGGGAAAGGAAAATTCTATGCTCTCAACTGTGACGTTTCAAAGGAACAAGAcgttaatcagatatttgaaTGGGTAAAGGAGAATTTAGGTGGTGTCCATATTCTTGTGAAGAACGCTGGGGTGGTGATTCTCAGAAAAATTATAG ATACAAACAAAGATATGTGGGATAAAGATGTTGGTGTGAATATTATGGGATTATTATAA